A genomic window from Chitinophaga pollutisoli includes:
- a CDS encoding histidine kinase yields the protein MYRLSLICLLLCAALTGTVRAGDRDTLSADFSRPVDGLDIRHYLSVYTGNATASQAQGLDYRHDTSIFHRHKKLLFQENDAWFRLTIRNTGPVDSVLYLFAGWQERLFFYSEDASGALRHETSAGMMLHQQGADRWDSYAFPLHVAAGQARTFYLHLENPYYRENELMPVLYDAIHYAHFRHRQADRFKGEALVIQIVIGMLLVLLSITIINYIQLPDKPSMYFSAYLLGLILFFCLRLETKPYQLSFFHSMPMLKYYWDVPALISCFYFMSMLFGRAFLNLRERFPLMDKYYFYSNIFYGACIAACIVLMWMGDYTLPGQIFTWATFLSLIPFGISFVALGRRMRHHPLIRFFLYGSLGLYLLAIWSFFRNTEPVPFTPLPELITPYSLLVVGVLVQSLSYAAGLSYRNKLVHQEKTRTQELLIKQLNKNKELQRKLNEQLEELVREQTTEIVRRKTELEEQRKLQMEAEYSKKFAEIELKAIRAQINPHFIFNCLNSIQLFVMQRDYEHAQKYLSDFSYLIRKTLDFSRRNFISLADEITYLNTYLGLEKMRFEQKMSFEILMDPTLNTVELEVPAMLLQPYVENAVKYGMTNEEHTTGLLTIRFTMIAHDMLECIVEDNGLGITRSRQLRTLPGHHQSSGMEISFNRAELLNKMYNTGIQIEIIDKSTRGTQESGTIVKVLIPQL from the coding sequence CATTTTCCACCGCCATAAAAAACTGCTTTTCCAGGAAAACGACGCCTGGTTCCGGCTTACCATCCGCAATACCGGACCTGTCGATTCCGTGCTATATCTTTTTGCCGGCTGGCAGGAACGTTTATTTTTTTATTCGGAAGACGCGTCCGGCGCCCTTCGCCACGAAACTTCCGCGGGCATGATGCTGCACCAGCAGGGGGCCGACCGCTGGGATAGTTACGCCTTCCCGCTCCATGTGGCCGCCGGGCAGGCGCGCACCTTCTATCTCCACCTCGAAAATCCTTACTACCGCGAAAACGAGCTGATGCCCGTGCTCTACGACGCCATCCATTACGCGCATTTCCGGCACCGGCAGGCAGACCGGTTCAAAGGAGAGGCACTGGTGATCCAGATCGTCATCGGCATGCTACTGGTGCTCCTGAGCATTACGATCATCAATTACATCCAGCTGCCCGACAAGCCGAGCATGTACTTTTCGGCCTATCTGCTGGGGCTGATCCTGTTCTTCTGCCTGCGGCTGGAAACGAAGCCCTACCAGCTGTCGTTCTTCCACAGCATGCCCATGCTGAAATATTACTGGGACGTGCCGGCGCTGATCTCCTGCTTCTATTTCATGTCGATGCTCTTCGGCAGGGCGTTCCTGAACCTGCGGGAGCGGTTCCCGCTGATGGACAAATATTATTTCTACAGCAATATCTTCTACGGCGCCTGCATCGCGGCCTGCATCGTTTTGATGTGGATGGGCGATTACACGCTGCCGGGGCAGATCTTTACCTGGGCTACGTTCCTCTCGCTGATACCTTTCGGGATTTCTTTCGTGGCCCTGGGGCGGAGAATGCGCCATCACCCCCTCATCCGTTTTTTCCTGTACGGCTCCCTGGGGCTGTACCTGCTGGCGATCTGGTCGTTCTTCCGCAATACGGAACCGGTGCCCTTCACGCCGTTGCCCGAACTGATCACCCCGTATTCGCTGCTGGTGGTGGGCGTGCTTGTGCAATCCCTCAGTTACGCCGCGGGCCTCAGTTACCGGAACAAGCTCGTACACCAGGAAAAAACCCGTACACAGGAGCTGCTGATCAAACAGCTGAACAAAAACAAGGAACTGCAGCGCAAGCTCAACGAGCAGCTGGAAGAGCTGGTGCGGGAGCAGACCACCGAGATCGTACGCCGCAAAACAGAACTGGAAGAACAGCGGAAACTGCAGATGGAAGCGGAATACAGCAAGAAATTCGCGGAAATTGAACTGAAAGCCATCCGCGCCCAGATCAACCCTCACTTCATCTTCAACTGCCTCAACTCGATCCAGCTGTTCGTTATGCAGCGCGATTACGAGCACGCGCAGAAATATTTATCTGATTTCTCGTACCTGATCCGCAAGACGCTGGACTTCTCGCGCCGCAATTTTATTTCCCTGGCCGACGAAATAACCTATTTAAATACTTATCTTGGTCTGGAGAAGATGCGGTTTGAACAAAAGATGAGTTTCGAGATTCTGATGGACCCCACCCTCAATACGGTCGAACTGGAGGTGCCTGCCATGCTGCTCCAGCCGTATGTGGAAAATGCCGTCAAGTATGGGATGACGAACGAAGAGCACACAACAGGACTATTGACCATTCGCTTTACCATGATCGCCCACGATATGCTGGAATGCATCGTGGAAGACAACGGCCTCGGCATCACGCGTTCGCGGCAGCTGCGGACCCTTCCGGGCCATCACCAGTCTTCCGGCATGGAAATCAGCTTCAACCGGGCAGAGCTTTTGAACAAAATGTACAATACCGGCATCCAGATCGAAATCATAGACAAATCCACCCGCGGGACACAGGAAAGCGGCACCATTGTGAAGGTGCTCATACCCCAGTTGTAA
- a CDS encoding response regulator → MIRAVIIDDERNSRDIIALMLQRYCPDIEAVAQAANCREGIARIREHRPQLVFLDLEMPDGTGFDVLTGAYDATFETVFVTAFEKRYLHTIRLSEVELILKPIDRESLQQAVQAVRQRLDHPGKQERYDVLLHNFGKSAKDVRQIVIPLAEGGEYIASIENIAYVEGSTDRTLFSLSNGDLLQSRRPFRYYTELFAGMRFYQINNHQMVQLPHIRHIDHDKLQLHLHNKSVLDITERRKRELTAAWKQL, encoded by the coding sequence ATGATCCGTGCAGTAATTATTGACGACGAGCGGAACAGCAGGGATATTATCGCCCTGATGCTGCAACGCTATTGCCCCGACATCGAAGCCGTGGCGCAGGCAGCCAATTGCCGTGAAGGCATCGCGCGCATCCGCGAGCACCGCCCGCAACTCGTATTCCTCGACCTCGAAATGCCCGATGGCACTGGGTTCGACGTTCTCACCGGCGCCTACGACGCCACTTTCGAAACCGTATTCGTCACCGCGTTCGAGAAGCGCTACCTCCATACCATCCGCCTCAGCGAGGTGGAGCTGATCCTCAAACCTATCGACCGCGAAAGCCTCCAGCAAGCCGTGCAGGCTGTTCGCCAAAGGCTTGACCATCCCGGCAAACAGGAACGGTACGACGTATTGCTGCACAACTTCGGCAAATCCGCCAAAGACGTGCGCCAGATCGTGATCCCACTGGCTGAAGGCGGCGAATACATCGCTTCCATCGAAAACATCGCTTACGTCGAAGGCAGCACCGACCGCACGCTTTTCAGTCTTTCCAACGGCGACCTCCTCCAGTCGAGGCGGCCTTTCCGGTATTATACCGAGCTTTTCGCCGGCATGCGCTTCTACCAGATCAACAATCACCAGATGGTGCAGCTGCCGCATATCCGGCACATCGATCACGATAAGCTGCAATTGCATTTGCACAATAAATCCGTGCTCGATATCACCGAGCGCAGGAAGCGGGAACTCACCGCGGCATGGAAACAATTGTAA
- the chrA gene encoding chromate efflux transporter, which translates to MFLRHISFLKAVLLHSFTAFGGPQGHLAMMMKTFVQQRRDVTEKELMEYNAFCQLLPGASSSQTLTLIGYKRGGVPLAVATLAIWITPACLLMGSLSFLLQYMDKRALNVDIFKYVQPMAVGFLAFGGIRAYQISIRNTATFFIMGVALAAAFFFKSPWTFPALIILGGTISNFSDKRIPDINEPRKKIQWGNLWLFALIFLLAGFMSELARTNDWITRRPFNLFENFYRFGSLVFGGGDILIAMMLEQYVFRSKSQFMSAEELLTGAGIMRAMPGPTFSVSAYVGGMVMRSLGPGYQFLGCILAPVAIFLPSMLLVLFFFPIWNNLKKHVVIYRALEGINAVVVGVMWAATIFLFISIPVTWYNILIMAVTLGLLCLTKLPSPVIVIACILAGWLM; encoded by the coding sequence GTGTTTTTACGTCACATCTCATTCTTAAAAGCAGTATTGTTGCACAGCTTCACGGCATTCGGGGGCCCGCAGGGCCACCTGGCTATGATGATGAAAACCTTTGTGCAGCAACGCCGGGACGTGACGGAGAAGGAGCTGATGGAATACAACGCCTTCTGCCAGCTGTTGCCAGGAGCCTCTTCCTCGCAGACGCTGACGCTCATCGGGTACAAGCGCGGCGGGGTTCCCCTGGCCGTTGCCACCCTCGCCATCTGGATCACGCCGGCCTGCCTGCTCATGGGCTCCCTGAGTTTCCTGCTGCAATACATGGACAAGCGGGCGCTGAACGTGGATATCTTCAAGTACGTGCAACCGATGGCCGTGGGATTCCTCGCTTTCGGCGGCATCCGGGCCTACCAGATCAGCATCCGCAATACGGCCACCTTCTTTATCATGGGCGTAGCCCTGGCGGCGGCGTTCTTCTTCAAATCTCCCTGGACCTTCCCCGCCCTGATTATCCTGGGCGGCACGATTTCCAACTTCAGCGATAAGCGCATCCCCGATATCAATGAGCCCCGCAAGAAAATTCAGTGGGGGAACCTCTGGCTTTTTGCGTTGATATTCCTGCTGGCGGGCTTTATGTCCGAGCTGGCGCGTACCAACGATTGGATCACCCGCCGTCCCTTCAACCTTTTCGAAAACTTTTACCGTTTCGGTAGCCTCGTATTTGGCGGCGGCGATATCCTCATCGCGATGATGCTGGAGCAGTATGTGTTCCGTTCCAAGAGCCAGTTCATGTCGGCCGAAGAGTTGCTGACGGGTGCGGGGATCATGCGGGCGATGCCGGGTCCTACCTTCTCCGTGTCTGCCTATGTGGGTGGGATGGTGATGCGCAGCCTGGGGCCGGGGTACCAGTTCCTTGGCTGCATCCTCGCGCCGGTGGCCATCTTCCTGCCAAGCATGCTCCTGGTGCTCTTTTTCTTTCCCATCTGGAATAACCTGAAAAAACATGTGGTGATCTACCGCGCCCTCGAAGGCATCAATGCCGTGGTGGTGGGTGTGATGTGGGCGGCTACTATCTTCCTCTTCATCTCCATCCCCGTAACCTGGTACAACATCCTGATCATGGCGGTTACGCTGGGATTGCTTTGCCTGACCAAATTACCTTCTCCCGTTATCGTTATCGCCTGCATCCTGGCAGGATGGTTGATGTAG
- a CDS encoding alpha/beta hydrolase, which translates to MKRLLTGFLLALACSVQAQRSNYNSQANWQRFSLQSDHATPARGDTSLVFVSNRFIHPDSLRFVDEFIDTSSLKFFFLEKQNGTWKVFQEPTLREAMQHLPHHRDIVVYAEGMGKIFTNNVERAQLMRAQYGVNVVMFDYASINSTYKPSKNFKFARQNAKLSAGQYRQLLGMIKAAREAGEPWTEGVSISTFYHSMGNIILEQMMKGDVANEFAADGKPYVDNLIINAACVPMKRHARWVEKIHFAKHIYIHYNKRDLQLKGAHLLTMKRQLGEKVTRRQRAANAHYVNFLEVARWQHSYFMNFPYNEYRLNPAMVAYFGRLFNGQGVTAGELTALQASAPAATVSN; encoded by the coding sequence ATGAAACGTCTTCTGACTGGCTTTCTCCTTGCGCTGGCATGTTCCGTCCAGGCACAACGGTCGAACTACAACAGCCAGGCCAACTGGCAGCGGTTCTCCCTTCAATCGGACCATGCAACGCCCGCCCGTGGCGATACCTCCCTCGTTTTCGTCTCCAACCGGTTCATCCACCCGGATAGTCTCCGGTTCGTCGACGAGTTCATCGACACGTCTTCACTCAAATTCTTTTTCCTCGAAAAGCAAAATGGCACCTGGAAGGTGTTCCAGGAGCCCACGCTCCGGGAGGCCATGCAGCACCTGCCGCACCACCGGGATATCGTGGTGTATGCCGAAGGGATGGGCAAGATCTTCACCAACAACGTGGAGCGGGCCCAGCTGATGCGTGCGCAATACGGCGTGAACGTGGTGATGTTCGATTATGCGAGCATCAACAGCACTTATAAGCCGTCGAAGAATTTCAAATTCGCCCGGCAGAACGCGAAATTATCAGCGGGGCAATACCGGCAGTTGCTGGGGATGATAAAAGCCGCCCGGGAGGCGGGCGAACCCTGGACCGAGGGCGTTTCCATTTCCACGTTCTACCACAGTATGGGCAATATCATCCTCGAACAAATGATGAAAGGGGATGTGGCAAACGAGTTTGCGGCGGATGGGAAGCCGTACGTCGACAATCTCATCATCAACGCCGCCTGCGTGCCGATGAAGCGGCATGCCCGTTGGGTGGAAAAGATCCATTTCGCGAAGCACATTTATATCCACTACAATAAACGTGACCTCCAGCTCAAAGGTGCGCACCTGCTTACTATGAAGCGCCAGCTGGGCGAGAAGGTAACCCGCCGGCAGCGGGCGGCCAATGCGCATTATGTCAACTTCCTGGAAGTGGCGCGCTGGCAGCATAGCTATTTCATGAATTTCCCCTACAACGAGTACCGGCTCAACCCGGCCATGGTGGCTTATTTCGGGAGGCTGTTCAACGGGCAGGGAGTAACCGCAGGGGAGCTGACGGCGCTTCAGGCGAGCGCCCCCGCGGCTACGGTTTCCAACTAA
- a CDS encoding 2-oxoglutarate and iron-dependent oxygenase domain-containing protein yields MATVHSIPSVDLAEFRSGDPAKKAAFVKALGKAYEEVGFVAVKNHGISDQLIAQLYDNVRAFFQLPSSTKSKYEIPELAGQRGYTSFGKEHAKGFDAPDLKEFFQFGQSVEDEDPVKDAYPNNVTVKEVPEFTPTLYRAFRGFEDSGAALLQAIAIYLGLDEHFFDGKVHNGNSILRAIHYPPITQEPASAIRAEQHEDINLITLLVGASADGLQILDKQGDWVPVTSLPDQIVVNVGDMLQRLTNNRLKSTTHRVVNPPRELWNTSRFSIPFFLHPKSDMDLTCLPQCVDATHPAEYPPITAGAYLDERLREIGLKK; encoded by the coding sequence ATGGCAACCGTTCATTCCATCCCCTCCGTTGACCTGGCGGAATTCCGATCCGGTGATCCCGCAAAGAAGGCAGCCTTCGTGAAAGCGCTGGGTAAAGCATATGAAGAAGTCGGGTTCGTGGCCGTTAAAAACCATGGTATCTCCGACCAGCTCATCGCACAGTTGTATGATAACGTCAGAGCCTTCTTCCAGCTGCCCTCCAGCACCAAAAGCAAGTACGAAATACCGGAGCTGGCCGGCCAGCGCGGATATACCTCCTTCGGGAAAGAACACGCCAAAGGTTTCGATGCCCCCGACCTGAAGGAATTTTTCCAGTTCGGTCAGTCGGTGGAAGATGAAGACCCGGTGAAAGACGCCTATCCGAACAACGTGACCGTGAAAGAAGTGCCCGAATTCACACCCACACTCTATCGTGCATTCCGCGGGTTCGAAGACAGCGGCGCCGCCCTCCTACAGGCCATTGCGATCTACCTGGGACTCGATGAACATTTCTTCGACGGAAAGGTGCACAACGGCAATTCCATCCTCCGCGCCATCCACTACCCGCCTATCACCCAGGAGCCCGCTTCGGCCATCCGAGCGGAACAACACGAGGATATCAACCTCATTACCCTGCTCGTGGGCGCTTCGGCCGACGGATTGCAAATTCTTGACAAACAGGGGGATTGGGTGCCTGTTACTTCCCTGCCCGATCAGATTGTGGTGAACGTGGGCGACATGCTCCAGCGCCTCACCAACAATCGCTTGAAATCCACCACGCACCGCGTCGTTAATCCGCCGCGCGAACTGTGGAATACCTCCCGTTTTTCCATCCCGTTTTTCCTGCATCCCAAGTCAGACATGGATCTTACCTGCTTGCCGCAATGTGTGGACGCGACGCATCCCGCCGAATATCCTCCCATTACCGCCGGTGCGTACCTCGACGAGCGCCTGCGCGAAATCGGGCTCAAGAAATAA
- a CDS encoding biopolymer transporter ExbD, producing MAEITSSPDNNRKGRRRASKRSTRVDMTPMVDLGFLLITFFMLTTTMAEPKALPLIMPADGPHTAVPESKSMTLIVRANSTISWYEGQGEDPAKPPTIHHSSFSASSGIGDVIRARQRAVAAKYGKADELIVLIKAENGASYGNVVDALDEMKINQVARYALADITPQEEKLLQP from the coding sequence ATGGCAGAAATTACCTCCTCCCCCGACAACAACCGCAAAGGCCGCCGTCGCGCTTCCAAACGCTCGACCCGGGTAGACATGACGCCCATGGTGGACCTCGGCTTCCTCCTTATCACCTTCTTCATGCTCACCACAACCATGGCCGAGCCCAAAGCCCTCCCGCTCATCATGCCGGCCGACGGGCCGCACACTGCCGTGCCCGAAAGCAAATCCATGACCCTCATCGTAAGGGCCAACAGCACCATTTCGTGGTACGAAGGCCAGGGCGAAGATCCCGCGAAGCCGCCCACGATCCATCACAGCAGCTTTTCCGCCAGCAGCGGCATCGGCGACGTGATCCGCGCCAGGCAACGCGCCGTAGCCGCGAAGTATGGAAAAGCGGATGAACTGATCGTGCTGATCAAGGCGGAAAACGGCGCCAGCTACGGCAATGTGGTAGATGCGCTCGACGAGATGAAGATCAACCAGGTGGCGCGCTACGCGCTGGCGGACATAACACCGCAGGAAGAGAAATTGTTGCAGCCCTGA
- the asnS gene encoding asparagine--tRNA ligase, with product MSQRVKIRQVLQDERTNYEVTVKGWVRTFRNNQFIALNDGSTNNNLQVVVQEAEMDPATFKRITRGAAISVTGEIIPSLGKGQRVELKTASLEILGDCDAEAYPIQPQKQSLEFMREIAHLRFRTNTFGAVFRTRHSLAFAVHQFFHQKGFVYLHTPIITASDAEGAGEMFRVTTLDMKNPPRNEAGEIDYKEDFFGKSTNLTVSGQLEGELGAMAFGDIYTFGPTFRAENSNTARHLAEFWMIEPEMAFYELKDNMDLAEEFIKYVIKFALDNNREDLEFLAQRLADEEKQKPQAERSDMGLIEKLEFVLNNEFERITYTEAIEILRNSKPNKNKKFTYPVDAWGTDLQSEHERYLVEKHFKKPVILTDYPAAIKSFYMKQNEDGKTVRAMDILFPGIGEIVGGSQREESYDKLVARMNELGIPVEELYWYLDTRRFGTAPHSGFGLGFERLVLFVTGMTNIRDVIPFPRTPKSAEF from the coding sequence ATGAGCCAAAGAGTAAAAATCAGGCAGGTCCTCCAGGACGAAAGGACAAACTATGAAGTAACGGTTAAAGGATGGGTGCGCACCTTCCGCAATAACCAGTTTATAGCGCTGAACGATGGCTCAACCAATAATAATCTGCAGGTAGTGGTACAGGAAGCGGAAATGGACCCCGCCACCTTTAAGCGCATCACCCGCGGGGCCGCCATCAGCGTCACCGGCGAAATCATCCCCTCGCTCGGCAAAGGCCAGCGCGTGGAACTGAAAACCGCCAGCCTGGAGATCCTCGGTGACTGCGACGCCGAAGCCTACCCCATCCAGCCCCAAAAACAAAGCCTGGAATTCATGCGCGAAATCGCCCACCTGCGCTTCCGCACCAACACCTTCGGCGCCGTTTTCCGGACCCGCCACTCCCTGGCGTTCGCCGTCCACCAGTTCTTCCACCAGAAAGGTTTCGTATACCTCCACACGCCCATCATCACTGCCTCCGACGCGGAAGGCGCCGGCGAAATGTTCCGGGTTACCACCCTCGACATGAAGAACCCGCCCCGCAACGAAGCCGGTGAAATCGATTATAAAGAAGACTTCTTCGGAAAATCCACCAACCTCACCGTGTCCGGCCAGCTCGAAGGAGAACTTGGCGCCATGGCCTTCGGCGATATCTACACCTTCGGCCCCACCTTCCGCGCCGAAAACTCCAATACCGCCCGCCACCTCGCCGAATTCTGGATGATCGAACCGGAAATGGCTTTCTATGAACTGAAAGACAATATGGACCTCGCTGAAGAATTCATTAAATATGTCATCAAATTCGCGCTCGACAACAACCGCGAAGACCTCGAATTCCTCGCCCAGCGCCTGGCCGACGAAGAAAAACAAAAACCGCAGGCGGAACGCAGCGATATGGGGCTGATCGAAAAGCTCGAATTCGTCCTCAACAACGAATTCGAACGCATCACCTACACCGAAGCGATCGAAATCCTCCGCAACAGCAAACCCAATAAAAATAAGAAGTTCACCTACCCGGTAGACGCCTGGGGCACGGATCTCCAGTCCGAGCACGAACGCTACCTCGTGGAAAAACACTTCAAAAAACCCGTGATCCTCACCGATTACCCCGCCGCCATCAAATCGTTCTACATGAAACAAAACGAAGACGGCAAAACGGTTCGCGCCATGGACATCCTGTTCCCCGGCATCGGCGAGATCGTAGGCGGCTCCCAGCGCGAAGAAAGCTACGACAAGCTGGTGGCGCGCATGAACGAGCTGGGCATCCCCGTGGAAGAACTTTACTGGTACCTGGATACCCGCCGCTTCGGCACCGCTCCCCACAGCGGTTTCGGGCTCGGCTTCGAACGCCTCGTGCTGTTCGTGACCGGTATGACCAACATCCGTGACGTGATCCCCTTTCCCCGCACGCCCAAGAGCGCAGAATTCTAA
- the rho gene encoding transcription termination factor Rho, with translation MLVPELLDIAEKLEIPNAKKLDKQSLIYKILDKQAVIASEDKPGNGDEKKVRKRKPVGTKKDEPAPASTPQKSAPRPEEEEEKPAAKKSRKAATTKVSKSEDEEEIKAPPAKRKIDIDLDIPSLTFDDDDDIVLPALTEEEEEAAVIPEEEAEDDFVTVTEPVAPVKQQPAANNQQQQQHKYPKKEPVFNIEFDGVILSEGVLEMMPDGYGFLRSSDYNYLSSPDDIYVSPSQIKLFGLKTGDTVRGSVRPPKEGEKYFALLKVETINGKTPEEVRDRVPFDYLTPLFPFEKLHLTTTANNYSTRIIDLFTPIGKGQRGLIVAQPKVGKTMLLKEVANAIATNHPEIYLMVVLIDERPEEVTDMERSVKAEVIASTFDEPAEKHVKVSAIALQKAKRLVECGHDVVILLDSLTRLARAHNTVAPASGKVLSGGVEANAMQKPKQFFGAARKIENGGSLTILATALIDTGSKMDEVIFEEFKGTGNMELALDRRLANRRIFPAIDVTASSTRRDDLLLEKDVLQKVYILRNHLADMNTEESMNFMLQHMRGTRSNEEFLVTMNR, from the coding sequence ATGCTCGTTCCTGAACTACTTGACATCGCCGAGAAGCTGGAAATTCCCAATGCAAAAAAACTGGACAAGCAATCACTTATTTATAAAATACTCGATAAACAAGCTGTGATAGCATCAGAAGATAAGCCTGGAAACGGAGATGAAAAGAAAGTGAGGAAACGGAAGCCGGTAGGAACGAAGAAAGACGAACCCGCACCGGCCTCCACCCCACAGAAATCAGCTCCCCGCCCCGAAGAAGAAGAAGAAAAACCCGCCGCCAAGAAAAGCCGAAAAGCCGCCACCACAAAAGTTTCCAAATCAGAAGACGAAGAAGAAATCAAAGCTCCTCCGGCCAAACGGAAGATCGATATCGATCTGGATATCCCGTCGCTGACGTTCGATGACGACGACGATATCGTGCTGCCCGCGCTCACCGAAGAGGAAGAAGAAGCGGCCGTCATCCCGGAAGAAGAAGCGGAAGACGACTTCGTGACCGTAACGGAGCCCGTGGCCCCCGTTAAACAGCAGCCTGCCGCCAACAATCAGCAGCAGCAGCAACATAAATACCCGAAAAAAGAACCTGTATTCAATATCGAATTCGATGGCGTTATCCTCAGCGAAGGCGTCCTGGAAATGATGCCCGATGGCTACGGTTTCCTCCGCTCCTCCGATTATAACTACCTCAGTTCGCCCGACGATATTTACGTTTCTCCCAGCCAGATCAAACTCTTCGGCCTCAAAACCGGTGACACCGTTCGCGGCTCCGTTCGCCCGCCGAAAGAAGGCGAAAAATATTTCGCCCTGCTGAAAGTGGAAACCATCAACGGCAAAACACCCGAAGAAGTGCGCGACCGCGTTCCCTTCGATTACCTCACGCCGCTGTTCCCCTTCGAGAAACTGCACCTCACCACCACCGCCAACAACTACTCCACCCGTATCATCGACCTCTTCACGCCCATCGGTAAAGGCCAGCGCGGCCTCATCGTGGCGCAACCGAAAGTAGGTAAAACGATGCTGCTGAAAGAAGTGGCCAACGCCATCGCCACCAACCACCCCGAGATTTATCTCATGGTTGTGCTGATCGATGAACGCCCCGAGGAGGTGACCGACATGGAGCGCTCCGTAAAAGCGGAAGTGATCGCCTCCACGTTCGACGAGCCCGCCGAAAAACACGTGAAAGTATCCGCCATCGCACTGCAGAAAGCAAAACGACTGGTAGAATGCGGCCACGATGTGGTGATCCTGCTCGACTCCCTCACCCGCCTCGCCCGCGCCCACAACACTGTGGCCCCCGCGTCCGGCAAAGTGCTCTCCGGCGGTGTGGAAGCGAATGCCATGCAGAAACCTAAACAGTTCTTCGGCGCCGCCCGCAAAATTGAAAACGGCGGTTCCCTCACCATCCTGGCCACCGCGCTGATCGACACCGGCTCCAAAATGGATGAGGTGATCTTCGAAGAATTCAAAGGTACCGGCAACATGGAACTCGCGCTGGACCGCCGCCTGGCCAACCGCCGCATCTTCCCCGCGATCGATGTTACCGCATCGTCTACCCGCCGCGACGATCTGCTGCTGGAAAAGGACGTGCTCCAAAAAGTATACATCCTCCGCAACCACCTGGCCGACATGAACACGGAAGAATCCATGAACTTCATGCTCCAGCACATGCGCGGCACCCGCAGCAACGAGGAATTCCTGGTAACGATGAACCGCTAA
- a CDS encoding outer membrane beta-barrel protein yields MKKMIVMAALALFGSQFAKAQVQKGNFLVGGTLGFNSYTEKTDGVDGKYSESKITISPKAGYALSDKWMVGVFVDGGFGTKKTEAGEVSTKDKSSMIAPGVFVRNYCQIADSKVYFTSEANVAYGFGSNEVADVKVSKTNEIRANIMPGISYLVGKRLMLEGNLGGLSYSNMTVKPENGGAEKKYSNFDFNFIRSFNVGASFLF; encoded by the coding sequence ATGAAAAAGATGATCGTTATGGCCGCGCTGGCCCTGTTCGGTTCCCAATTCGCTAAAGCCCAGGTGCAGAAAGGTAACTTCCTGGTTGGCGGTACCCTCGGTTTTAACTCCTACACCGAGAAAACAGACGGCGTGGACGGCAAGTATTCTGAAAGCAAAATCACCATCAGCCCTAAAGCAGGCTACGCCCTGTCCGACAAATGGATGGTTGGTGTATTCGTTGACGGCGGTTTCGGTACCAAGAAAACCGAAGCAGGCGAAGTTAGCACTAAAGACAAATCCTCGATGATCGCTCCTGGCGTTTTCGTTCGTAACTATTGCCAGATTGCTGACTCCAAAGTGTACTTCACCAGCGAAGCAAATGTTGCCTACGGTTTCGGCAGCAACGAAGTAGCGGATGTGAAAGTGAGCAAAACCAACGAAATCCGCGCTAACATCATGCCCGGTATCTCTTACCTGGTAGGTAAGCGCCTGATGCTGGAAGGTAACCTCGGTGGCCTGTCTTACAGCAACATGACTGTTAAACCTGAAAACGGTGGTGCTGAGAAAAAGTACAGCAACTTTGATTTCAACTTCATCAGAAGCTTTAACGTAGGTGCTTCCTTCCTGTTCTAA
- a CDS encoding TetR/AcrR family transcriptional regulator, whose product MHSHQMAEQDQKREAILEAALKRFKRFGLAKTTMDEIAKDLEISKGSLYYYFSDKDRIYVAVVERIVNGCFIDISTFLETAGSMQEVMDRYLSVKEWMLLEYHLLFGTNMWVSDKPSSLMRQIGEMVHQSEIRFISSWLKKGIGLGELSEQHDPAVTADLLVQVMFGFWINWCKWQTADFDLQDANNIKEFMNRERKMLTIFFNGLK is encoded by the coding sequence TTGCATAGTCACCAAATGGCCGAACAGGATCAAAAGAGGGAAGCGATACTGGAGGCGGCGCTGAAGCGGTTCAAACGCTTTGGCCTGGCCAAAACGACTATGGACGAAATCGCGAAAGACTTGGAGATCAGCAAAGGATCTTTGTACTACTACTTTTCCGATAAGGACAGGATTTATGTAGCGGTGGTGGAGCGGATCGTGAACGGTTGCTTCATCGACATCAGCACTTTCCTGGAAACGGCCGGCTCCATGCAGGAAGTAATGGACCGGTACCTGTCGGTAAAAGAATGGATGTTATTGGAATATCATCTCCTGTTCGGCACCAACATGTGGGTGAGCGACAAACCGAGCAGCCTCATGCGGCAAATCGGCGAGATGGTCCATCAGTCCGAAATCCGGTTTATTTCTTCCTGGCTGAAAAAAGGAATCGGGCTGGGAGAATTATCGGAACAACATGATCCTGCCGTAACGGCCGACCTGCTGGTGCAAGTGATGTTTGGATTCTGGATCAACTGGTGCAAATGGCAGACCGCGGATTTTGACCTTCAAGACGCCAACAATATAAAAGAGTTCATGAACCGGGAGAGAAAGATGTTAACTATTTTCTTCAACGGTTTAAAATAA